A stretch of the Sorangium aterium genome encodes the following:
- a CDS encoding AlkA N-terminal domain-containing protein, which translates to MRIDEDACYRALETRDRRFDGRFFTGVRSTGIYCRPICPARTPRRERCVFFPSAAAAQEAGYRPCLRCRPEASPGTPAWLGTSALVSRALRLIAEGALDDADAPALAARLGVGERHLRRLFLRHVGASPLAVAQTRRLLFAKKLLDETALSITEVALSSGFSSVRRFNDAIRAAYERSPRELRKAVSKRGGGGAGGAPDIALRLPFRPPLDWGALAGFLGARAIPGVESAEPGAYRRTVRVAGGHGVVEVRPEAGEPYLLARLRLPGTEGLIHCAERLRRLFDLGADPDAIAAHLGADPRLAPRVLAMPGVRVPGAWDGFELAVRAILGQQVSVRAATQLAGRLVERHGEPLAVRGGLPEGAEGLRFVFPAPEALAAADLTDLGLPRARAATITALAARVASGEVALDASRGLEETVRALCAVPGVGAWTAHYIAMRALREPDAFPATDLGLRRALGGISGADLAAMAEAWRPWRAYAAVLLWTADAQGARPAEREVSDGSLAG; encoded by the coding sequence ATGCGCATCGACGAGGACGCGTGCTACCGCGCGCTCGAGACCCGCGACCGTCGCTTCGACGGTCGCTTCTTCACGGGGGTGCGCTCGACGGGCATCTACTGCCGCCCCATCTGCCCCGCGCGCACGCCGAGGCGGGAGCGCTGCGTGTTCTTCCCCTCGGCGGCCGCCGCGCAGGAGGCCGGCTACCGCCCGTGCCTGCGCTGCCGCCCCGAGGCCTCGCCCGGGACGCCCGCGTGGCTGGGCACGTCGGCCCTCGTCTCGCGGGCGCTCCGGCTCATCGCGGAGGGCGCGCTCGACGACGCGGACGCCCCGGCGCTCGCGGCGCGGCTCGGCGTGGGCGAGCGCCACCTGAGGCGGCTCTTCCTGCGGCACGTGGGCGCGTCCCCGCTCGCGGTGGCGCAGACGCGGCGCCTGCTCTTCGCGAAGAAGCTCCTCGACGAGACAGCGCTCTCCATCACCGAGGTGGCGCTCTCGTCGGGGTTCTCGAGCGTCCGCCGCTTCAACGACGCGATCCGCGCCGCCTACGAGCGCTCGCCGCGCGAGCTGCGAAAGGCCGTGTCGAAGCGGGGCGGGGGAGGGGCGGGCGGCGCGCCGGACATCGCGCTCCGCCTCCCGTTCCGGCCGCCGCTCGACTGGGGCGCGCTCGCGGGCTTCCTCGGGGCGCGCGCGATCCCCGGCGTGGAGTCGGCGGAGCCCGGCGCGTACCGCCGCACGGTGCGCGTCGCTGGCGGGCACGGCGTCGTCGAGGTGCGCCCGGAGGCCGGCGAGCCGTACCTCCTCGCGCGGCTGCGGCTGCCCGGCACCGAGGGGCTCATCCACTGCGCGGAGCGGCTGCGGCGGCTCTTCGACCTCGGCGCCGATCCCGACGCGATCGCCGCGCACCTGGGCGCCGATCCGCGGCTCGCCCCGCGGGTCCTGGCGATGCCGGGCGTGCGCGTGCCGGGCGCGTGGGACGGCTTCGAGCTCGCGGTGCGGGCGATCCTGGGCCAGCAGGTGAGCGTCCGCGCCGCGACGCAGCTCGCGGGCCGCCTTGTCGAGCGGCACGGCGAGCCGCTCGCGGTCCGCGGCGGCCTGCCCGAGGGCGCCGAGGGGCTCCGCTTCGTCTTCCCGGCGCCCGAGGCGCTCGCCGCGGCCGATCTGACGGACCTCGGCCTGCCGCGCGCCCGCGCCGCGACGATCACGGCGCTTGCGGCGCGCGTGGCCTCCGGCGAGGTCGCGCTCGACGCCTCGCGCGGCCTGGAGGAGACGGTGCGCGCGCTCTGCGCGGTCCCGGGCGTCGGCGCGTGGACAGCGCACTACATCGCGATGCGCGCGCTGCGCGAGCCGGACGCGTTTCCGGCGACGGATCTCGGCCTGCGGCGCGCGCTCGGCGGCATCTCCGGCGCGGATCTCGCGGCGATGGCCGAGGCGTGGCGGCCGTGGCGCGCCTACGCCGCGGTGCTGTTGTGGACGGCGGACGCGCAGGGCGCGCGGCCCGCAGAGAGGGAGGTATCGGATGGATCTCTCGCTGGATGA
- a CDS encoding Uma2 family endonuclease translates to MRIPMTAPPRHPVTADQLRPGDPYELSEGQLVECLPSGRRGGRRNGTGFGVLDSDPLAEAAAVDLGVSPQPEMLRAPDIAVGPIPDEPGWATEAPPLAVEYADTGQDEMELQSKIDELLAAGTRWIWVVRLQGARRVEVYDASTSARQKAPERRAQASAGAPRPRRLPARVALPGEALLAPGVLKNPVLVEALYDREAAHEATLRNLLQRRGYEDIEAVREEGRSEGRKEGHTQALRIAVRDLCEVLGIALSPEREATLEAMAGPELSTLREQLKRERRWP, encoded by the coding sequence ATGAGAATTCCGATGACTGCACCGCCCCGCCACCCCGTCACCGCCGACCAGCTCCGCCCGGGAGACCCCTACGAGCTGTCGGAGGGCCAGCTGGTCGAGTGCCTGCCCAGCGGTCGCCGCGGCGGCCGGCGCAACGGCACCGGGTTCGGCGTGCTCGACAGCGATCCGCTCGCCGAGGCTGCCGCCGTCGATCTCGGCGTCTCGCCGCAGCCGGAGATGCTGCGCGCCCCCGACATCGCCGTCGGCCCCATCCCGGACGAGCCCGGCTGGGCCACCGAAGCGCCGCCGCTCGCCGTCGAGTACGCGGACACCGGCCAGGACGAGATGGAGCTGCAGAGCAAGATCGACGAGCTCTTGGCGGCCGGCACGCGCTGGATCTGGGTGGTGCGCCTTCAGGGCGCACGTCGCGTCGAGGTCTATGATGCCTCCACCTCGGCCAGGCAGAAGGCGCCGGAGCGCAGGGCGCAGGCGAGCGCCGGCGCGCCGAGGCCCCGGCGCCTGCCGGCGCGGGTGGCCTTGCCGGGCGAGGCGCTGCTCGCGCCGGGCGTGCTGAAGAACCCGGTGCTCGTCGAGGCGCTCTACGACCGCGAGGCCGCGCACGAGGCGACCCTGCGCAACCTGCTCCAGCGCAGGGGCTATGAAGACATCGAGGCGGTCCGGGAAGAAGGCAGAAGCGAGGGCAGGAAAGAAGGGCACACCCAGGCGCTGCGAATCGCGGTCCGGGATCTTTGCGAGGTGCTCGGCATCGCCCTGTCACCGGAACGCGAGGCGACCCTCGAGGCCATGGCCGGACCGGAGCTCTCCACCCTGCGCGAGCAGCTCAAGCGCGAACGACGTTGGCCTTGA
- a CDS encoding STAS domain-containing protein: MADDKGHQALASILALLAEVREGAYNGRLEALPADDSLAPVHEGINAMLEVLVRERRRNAVYRDELEEARTTIELQRAAIREISSPIIEVGRGVLCLPLVGIMSTERSEGVLDALLAAVSERGARCVVVDVTGLSGMDIDTVRWLLRLAGAVQLLGARCALTGIGSELARTIVHADFEVRGLTTLSSVREALDRFARASG, translated from the coding sequence GTGGCAGATGACAAGGGACACCAGGCGCTCGCGTCCATTCTCGCGCTCCTCGCCGAGGTTCGTGAGGGCGCGTACAATGGGAGGCTCGAGGCGCTGCCGGCCGACGACTCGCTCGCTCCGGTGCATGAAGGAATCAACGCCATGCTCGAGGTGCTCGTCCGGGAGCGGCGCCGGAATGCGGTCTACCGCGACGAGCTCGAGGAGGCGCGCACGACGATCGAGCTGCAGCGGGCCGCGATCCGGGAGATCTCCAGCCCGATCATCGAGGTGGGACGTGGGGTGCTCTGCTTGCCCCTCGTGGGGATCATGAGCACGGAGCGCAGCGAGGGGGTGCTTGACGCGCTGCTCGCGGCCGTGTCGGAGCGCGGCGCGCGTTGTGTGGTGGTGGATGTGACCGGCCTGAGCGGAATGGACATCGACACGGTGCGGTGGTTGCTCCGGCTGGCCGGCGCGGTGCAGCTGCTCGGCGCACGCTGCGCGTTGACGGGGATCGGGAGCGAGCTGGCGAGGACCATCGTGCACGCTGATTTCGAGGTGAGGGGGCTGACCACGTTGAGCAGCGTGCGCGAGGCCCTCGATCGCTTCGCGCGGGCCTCGGGGTGA
- a CDS encoding DJ-1 family glyoxalase III, which translates to MKTPRALVILAEGAEEMETTIIVDVLRRAEVEVVLAGLDGPGPVRCSRGVRLVPDADLSAVTGDFDVVVLPGGKGGADRLASSPAVGERLHAQAQAGRVVAAICAAPIALAAHGLFQGRRMACHPSVNDVVSAHGQLLASPVVEDGLLVTSQGPGTAMAFALALVARLRGEEIAAKVRAPMMLTA; encoded by the coding sequence ATGAAGACGCCGCGAGCGCTCGTGATCCTTGCCGAGGGAGCCGAGGAGATGGAAACGACGATCATCGTCGATGTCCTGCGCCGCGCCGAGGTCGAGGTCGTCCTCGCCGGGCTCGATGGCCCGGGCCCGGTGCGCTGCAGCCGAGGCGTGCGCCTCGTGCCGGACGCCGATCTCTCCGCGGTGACGGGCGACTTCGACGTGGTCGTCCTCCCGGGCGGCAAGGGCGGGGCCGACCGGCTGGCCAGCTCGCCGGCGGTCGGGGAGCGCCTTCATGCGCAGGCGCAGGCGGGCCGGGTCGTCGCGGCGATCTGCGCCGCGCCGATCGCGCTGGCGGCGCACGGGCTCTTCCAGGGCCGCAGGATGGCGTGCCACCCGTCCGTGAACGACGTGGTGTCGGCGCACGGCCAGCTCCTCGCGAGCCCGGTCGTCGAGGACGGGCTGCTCGTCACGAGCCAGGGGCCGGGCACCGCGATGGCGTTCGCGCTCGCGCTCGTCGCGCGGCTCCGGGGCGAGGAGATCGCCGCGAAGGTGCGCGCGCCGATGATGCTGACGGCCTGA
- a CDS encoding vitamin K epoxide reductase/DsbA family protein, translated as MSGSRGPRGPAALALSGSLLGLAFSASSTFDYIRHLDRQVHDLHCSFIPGLGAQAGADTACRVAMYSPYSALFREGFWGGIPISLFALGAFAFFAAFALYVLLSAEHAPRRAAHFLFVAGLTPLAVSLMMAIISATRLGVFCKTCVGMYISSVLLAAGGVWAFLEDRRAARAAAWSSAAPRAAAPAGAAGVGPTVPAAPLGVDAPGGAAAAPAQPARRMGSLLLLPGWLVALAVCTVTPALLYASALPSYASYMTGCGKLEKPTEPNGALLHVTRPGAVQPATIFVDPLCPTCKAFHQRLVSEGVFDKLDATLVLFPLDSECNWMLDRPVHPGSCLLSKAILCSDHRAMDVLEWAYENQEELLAGAKAGAGTANVQAAIRQRWPGLDACMDSKETALRLNRMLRYIVDNKLPVSTPQMFLGTTRLCDEDTDIGMSYAIRQLAPALRTK; from the coding sequence ATGTCAGGCAGTCGTGGTCCTCGCGGGCCTGCGGCGCTCGCGCTCAGCGGGTCGCTCCTGGGACTCGCGTTCAGCGCCTCATCGACGTTCGATTACATCCGGCACCTCGACCGGCAGGTCCACGACCTGCACTGCAGCTTCATCCCGGGGCTCGGCGCGCAGGCGGGCGCCGACACCGCGTGCCGCGTGGCCATGTACAGCCCCTACTCCGCCCTGTTCCGCGAGGGCTTCTGGGGCGGTATCCCGATCTCGCTGTTCGCCCTGGGCGCGTTCGCGTTCTTCGCGGCGTTCGCGCTCTATGTGCTGCTCTCGGCCGAGCACGCGCCGCGGCGCGCGGCGCACTTCCTGTTCGTCGCGGGCCTCACGCCGCTCGCCGTGTCGCTCATGATGGCGATCATCTCGGCGACGCGCCTCGGGGTGTTCTGCAAGACGTGCGTCGGCATGTACATCTCGTCGGTCCTGCTCGCGGCCGGCGGCGTCTGGGCGTTCCTCGAGGACCGCAGGGCGGCACGCGCCGCGGCCTGGTCCAGCGCGGCGCCGCGCGCGGCTGCTCCAGCTGGCGCGGCCGGGGTGGGGCCCACCGTGCCCGCGGCGCCCCTCGGGGTCGACGCGCCGGGCGGGGCCGCCGCAGCGCCTGCCCAGCCCGCGCGCCGCATGGGCTCGCTGCTGCTCCTGCCGGGGTGGCTCGTCGCGCTCGCCGTGTGCACGGTGACGCCGGCGCTGCTCTACGCGAGCGCGCTGCCGAGCTACGCGAGCTACATGACCGGCTGCGGCAAGCTGGAGAAGCCGACCGAGCCGAACGGCGCGCTGCTCCACGTGACCCGCCCGGGCGCGGTGCAGCCGGCGACGATCTTCGTCGATCCGCTCTGCCCGACCTGCAAGGCGTTCCACCAGCGGCTCGTGTCCGAGGGGGTGTTCGACAAGCTCGACGCGACGCTGGTGCTCTTCCCGCTGGACAGCGAGTGCAACTGGATGCTCGACCGGCCGGTGCACCCGGGCTCGTGCCTCCTCTCGAAGGCCATCCTGTGCAGCGATCACCGGGCGATGGATGTGCTCGAGTGGGCCTACGAGAACCAGGAAGAGCTGCTCGCCGGCGCGAAGGCGGGGGCGGGCACCGCCAACGTCCAGGCGGCGATCCGGCAGCGCTGGCCGGGGCTCGACGCATGCATGGACTCGAAGGAGACGGCGCTGCGGCTGAACCGTATGCTCCGCTACATCGTGGACAACAAGCTCCCTGTCTCGACGCCACAGATGTTCCTGGGCACGACGCGGCTCTGCGACGAAGATACGGACATCGGGATGTCGTACGCGATAAGGCAGCTCGCGCCGGCGCTCCGGACGAAGTGA
- a CDS encoding TlpA family protein disulfide reductase encodes MSTARRSGALRSAFVALALAAGLAGGCDADKKADLPPPPTPGQGRSNAVTAPGAAAPASATAPASAAAEAAPAAPRLLCAGQSPRPAPSSGGLTAVAAAGAEKLPAHIGFGVGKWVWVNFWAAWCKPCMEEMPRLLGWQQKLRAAGVLVDLAFISIDDDERQLSRFLEAQPGTGVRASYWLPDGPQRAGWLRALGVKETTELPIHAIAAPSGQVTCVIQGAVEDSDYPTIAALLGGKK; translated from the coding sequence GTGAGCACCGCGAGGAGGAGCGGCGCCCTCCGGAGCGCCTTCGTGGCCCTCGCGCTGGCCGCGGGGCTCGCGGGCGGGTGCGACGCCGACAAGAAGGCCGATCTGCCGCCGCCTCCGACGCCCGGTCAGGGGCGGAGCAACGCGGTGACGGCGCCGGGGGCCGCGGCGCCCGCGAGCGCCACGGCGCCGGCGAGCGCCGCGGCGGAGGCGGCGCCGGCCGCCCCGCGGCTCCTGTGCGCGGGGCAGTCGCCGCGGCCTGCGCCCTCGTCGGGCGGGCTCACGGCGGTCGCCGCCGCCGGCGCGGAGAAGCTGCCGGCGCACATCGGATTCGGCGTCGGCAAGTGGGTGTGGGTGAACTTCTGGGCGGCGTGGTGCAAGCCGTGCATGGAGGAGATGCCACGGCTGCTCGGGTGGCAGCAGAAGCTGCGGGCGGCCGGCGTGCTCGTCGACCTGGCGTTCATCTCGATCGACGACGACGAGCGGCAGCTGTCGCGGTTCCTGGAGGCGCAGCCGGGCACCGGGGTGCGCGCCTCGTACTGGCTGCCCGACGGGCCCCAGCGGGCCGGGTGGCTTCGGGCGCTCGGCGTGAAGGAGACGACCGAGCTGCCGATCCACGCGATCGCGGCGCCGAGTGGGCAGGTGACGTGCGTGATCCAGGGCGCCGTCGAGGACAGCGACTATCCGACGATCGCGGCGCTGCTCGGCGGGAAGAAGTAG
- a CDS encoding SDR family NAD(P)-dependent oxidoreductase — translation MKLISKSAIVTGAGQGIGLEIARDLMSRGSNVLLFGRTAAKVEAAAEELNRAADGPARALPFPGDASRAEDVSRAVEAATSAFGLPGILVNNAGIATLALLTDLPEEDFDRVIDINLKGPFLFMKAVARGLIAAKQPGAFVNISSINQVLATDGLSHYCASKAALAQLTKGAASELGRHGIRVNVVAPGLIRTPLVDDFGLTTGLSAQRFLERTPLGRIGETTDVAPVVSFLCSEESRWITGDTVFVDGGNNLRGLHSYWDTMNASL, via the coding sequence ATGAAGCTTATTTCCAAGAGCGCAATTGTCACCGGGGCTGGCCAGGGGATCGGCCTCGAGATCGCGAGAGATCTCATGAGCCGGGGCAGCAACGTGCTGCTCTTCGGCCGGACGGCGGCGAAGGTCGAGGCGGCGGCCGAGGAGCTGAACCGCGCGGCCGACGGCCCGGCACGCGCGCTGCCCTTCCCGGGCGACGCGTCCCGCGCAGAAGACGTGTCGCGCGCCGTCGAGGCGGCGACGTCGGCGTTCGGATTGCCGGGGATCCTCGTGAACAACGCGGGGATCGCCACGCTCGCGCTCCTGACGGACCTGCCGGAGGAGGATTTCGACCGCGTCATCGACATCAACCTGAAGGGCCCCTTCCTCTTCATGAAGGCGGTCGCCCGCGGCCTCATCGCCGCGAAGCAGCCTGGCGCCTTCGTCAACATCAGCTCCATCAACCAGGTCCTGGCGACCGACGGCCTGTCGCATTACTGCGCCTCCAAGGCGGCCCTCGCGCAGCTCACCAAGGGGGCCGCGTCCGAGCTCGGGCGCCACGGCATCCGGGTGAACGTCGTGGCGCCGGGGCTCATCCGGACCCCGCTCGTCGACGACTTCGGGCTCACGACGGGGCTCAGCGCCCAGAGGTTCCTCGAGCGCACGCCGCTCGGGCGGATCGGGGAGACGACCGACGTGGCGCCCGTGGTCTCGTTCCTCTGCAGCGAGGAGTCGCGCTGGATCACCGGCGATACGGTGTTCGTCGACGGCGGGAACAACCTCCGCGGCCTGCACAGCTACTGGGACACGATGAACGCCAGCCTCTGA
- a CDS encoding methylated-DNA--[protein]-cysteine S-methyltransferase, protein MDLSLDEVESPMGVMLLAAGGGAIHALDFADCAPRLRRLLEARYGAVALHSAADPCGFSGRLRAYLGGDLGALADVPFEPGGTVFQRRVWAEVRRIAPGSTRSYGEIAVSLGQPSASRAVGLANGRNPICLIIPCHRVIGAGGELTGYAGGLERKRWLLAHEGARFFAPSSAAIVG, encoded by the coding sequence ATGGATCTCTCGCTGGATGAGGTGGAGTCGCCGATGGGGGTCATGCTCTTGGCCGCCGGGGGCGGCGCGATTCACGCGCTGGATTTCGCGGACTGCGCGCCGCGCCTCCGCCGCTTGCTGGAGGCGCGGTATGGCGCGGTCGCGCTCCACAGCGCCGCGGATCCCTGCGGCTTCTCCGGCCGGTTGAGGGCCTATCTGGGCGGCGACCTCGGCGCGCTCGCGGACGTCCCCTTCGAGCCTGGCGGCACCGTCTTCCAGCGCCGCGTCTGGGCGGAGGTCCGGCGCATCGCTCCAGGGTCGACGCGGAGTTACGGCGAGATCGCCGTGTCTCTCGGCCAGCCGTCGGCGTCCCGCGCGGTCGGCCTGGCGAACGGCCGGAATCCTATCTGTCTGATCATCCCGTGCCACCGGGTCATCGGGGCCGGCGGAGAGCTCACGGGCTATGCCGGCGGCCTGGAGAGGAAGCGGTGGCTGCTCGCGCACGAGGGCGCCCGCTTCTTCGCTCCGAGCAGCGCCGCGATCGTCGGATAG
- a CDS encoding carbon starvation CstA family protein: MLPLLALTVIVVLCLGYRFYGRIVARNYALDDGAVTPAVKVNDGEDYVPTKPFYLFGQHFSAIAAAGPIAGPILAGQAFGWLPCILWIAIGVVFIGAVHDFSALIASVRHEAESVAEIAKRHIGRRAWLSMMIFIWLALAYVIVAFTDITASTFVGKTEEFEGGTFQFNPGGAVAAASAAYLGLSIVMGVVEKYLKPPLWLTTLIFVPATLGVVWLGTKISTAFVLPLDNPQRAFGLIILVYCLIASLLPVWLLLQPRGYLGGFVLYIALAVGVIGIFFGNLRYPGEFELRQPAFTTFNAGGATGMLFPFLFVTIACGACSGFHGLVCSGTTSKQISKETHTHPVGYGAMLAEAFVALIALATLVIVAQGTKLPGPGKIYGDGIGRFLTVIIGKDHFLFAATFGAMAFSTFVFDTLDVSTRLSRYILQELFNWKGRAASAAATAISLAPPTLFIMTARPPAPGVRPAYLDFWTLFGTSNQLLAALTLLAVTVWLHREKRRIWYTAIPMVFVMTITVWALILQVRTAFAAVATEGFALNATTMNGVVGLALIGLAVSLMVESVKALKNGPAAEPAPGPGALTR; the protein is encoded by the coding sequence GTGCTGCCGCTGCTCGCTCTGACCGTCATCGTCGTGCTGTGCCTTGGCTACCGCTTCTACGGGAGGATCGTCGCGCGCAACTACGCGCTCGACGACGGCGCCGTGACGCCCGCCGTGAAGGTGAACGACGGCGAGGACTACGTCCCCACGAAGCCGTTCTACCTCTTCGGGCAGCACTTCAGCGCCATCGCCGCCGCCGGGCCGATCGCGGGCCCCATCCTCGCCGGCCAGGCGTTCGGGTGGCTCCCGTGCATCCTCTGGATCGCGATCGGCGTCGTGTTCATCGGCGCGGTGCACGACTTCTCGGCGCTCATCGCGAGCGTCCGCCACGAGGCCGAGAGCGTCGCCGAGATCGCGAAGCGGCACATCGGCCGGCGCGCCTGGCTGTCGATGATGATCTTCATCTGGCTCGCGCTCGCCTACGTGATCGTCGCCTTCACGGACATCACGGCGAGCACCTTCGTCGGCAAGACCGAGGAGTTCGAGGGCGGCACGTTCCAGTTCAACCCCGGCGGCGCCGTCGCCGCGGCGAGCGCCGCCTACCTCGGCCTCTCCATCGTCATGGGCGTGGTCGAGAAGTACCTCAAGCCGCCGCTCTGGCTCACCACGCTCATCTTCGTGCCCGCGACGCTCGGCGTCGTCTGGCTCGGCACCAAGATCTCGACAGCGTTCGTCCTGCCGCTCGACAACCCGCAGCGCGCGTTCGGCCTCATCATCCTCGTTTACTGCCTCATCGCCTCGCTCCTGCCGGTCTGGCTGCTGCTCCAGCCGCGCGGCTACCTGGGCGGGTTCGTCCTCTACATCGCGCTCGCGGTCGGCGTGATCGGGATCTTCTTTGGAAACCTCCGTTACCCGGGGGAGTTCGAGCTGCGGCAGCCCGCGTTCACCACGTTCAACGCCGGCGGCGCGACCGGCATGCTCTTCCCGTTCCTGTTCGTCACCATCGCCTGCGGCGCCTGCTCCGGCTTCCACGGGCTGGTCTGCTCGGGGACGACGTCGAAGCAGATCTCGAAGGAGACGCACACCCACCCGGTGGGCTACGGCGCGATGCTGGCCGAGGCGTTCGTCGCGCTGATCGCGCTCGCGACGCTCGTCATCGTGGCGCAGGGGACGAAGCTGCCCGGGCCGGGCAAGATCTACGGCGACGGGATCGGCAGGTTCCTCACCGTCATCATCGGCAAGGATCACTTCCTGTTCGCCGCGACGTTCGGCGCCATGGCGTTCTCCACGTTCGTGTTCGACACGCTCGACGTCTCGACGCGCCTCAGCCGCTACATCCTCCAGGAGCTGTTCAACTGGAAGGGGCGCGCGGCGTCCGCGGCCGCGACAGCGATCTCGCTGGCGCCGCCCACGCTGTTCATCATGACCGCGCGCCCGCCCGCGCCCGGCGTGCGGCCCGCGTACCTCGACTTCTGGACGCTGTTCGGCACGAGCAACCAGCTGCTCGCGGCGCTGACGCTCCTCGCGGTCACCGTCTGGCTGCACCGCGAGAAGCGGCGCATCTGGTACACGGCGATCCCGATGGTGTTCGTCATGACGATCACGGTGTGGGCGCTCATCCTCCAGGTGCGGACCGCGTTCGCCGCCGTGGCAACCGAGGGGTTCGCGCTGAACGCGACGACGATGAACGGCGTCGTGGGGCTCGCGCTGATCGGGCTCGCTGTGTCGCTGATGGTCGAGTCGGTGAAGGCGCTGAAGAACGGCCCGGCCGCCGAGCCGGCGCCCGGACCAGGAGCGCTGACGCGGTAG
- a CDS encoding Leu/Phe/Val dehydrogenase — protein MKSVFDTLAAMGHEQVLLCADEPAGYRAIIAIHSTTLGPALGGTRLLGYASDEEALVDALRLSRGMTYKNALAGMHVGGGKAVILRSGAEPLDRERLFRAHGRFIERLGGRFITGEDVGTTPADMELIRRETRHVKGLAGEGGDPSPWTARGVLRAIQAGARHRWGSDELAGRTVALQGCGSVGGRLAAELHRLGARLLVADVDPDRARHVAAELGATVVPPGAIASVQADIFAPCALGGVLDDRAVQELRAEIVAGAANNQLLEPRHGDALAARGVLYVPDVVANAGGVLSGGADLFGWTRAEVHRRVQAIYDTVLRVLEMAASEGVSPQLAAERLAEARLRERAAAG, from the coding sequence ATGAAGAGCGTGTTCGACACCCTTGCCGCCATGGGGCACGAGCAGGTGCTGCTCTGCGCGGACGAGCCCGCGGGCTACCGCGCGATCATCGCGATCCACAGCACCACGCTGGGCCCGGCGCTCGGCGGGACGCGGCTCCTCGGGTACGCGAGCGACGAGGAGGCGCTGGTGGACGCGCTGCGCCTGTCGCGCGGCATGACCTACAAGAACGCGCTCGCCGGGATGCACGTCGGCGGCGGCAAGGCGGTCATCCTCCGGAGCGGCGCGGAGCCGCTCGACAGGGAGCGGCTGTTCCGCGCGCACGGGCGCTTCATCGAGCGCCTCGGCGGCAGGTTCATCACCGGCGAGGACGTGGGCACCACCCCCGCGGACATGGAGCTCATCCGGCGCGAGACGCGCCACGTGAAGGGCCTCGCCGGCGAGGGCGGCGACCCGTCGCCGTGGACCGCGCGGGGCGTGCTCCGCGCGATCCAGGCCGGGGCCCGCCACCGGTGGGGCAGCGACGAGCTCGCCGGCAGGACCGTCGCGCTCCAGGGCTGCGGCAGCGTCGGCGGCCGGCTCGCGGCGGAGCTCCACCGGCTGGGCGCGCGGCTGCTCGTCGCGGACGTCGACCCGGATCGCGCTCGCCACGTCGCCGCCGAGCTCGGCGCCACCGTCGTGCCGCCGGGCGCGATCGCCTCGGTCCAGGCCGACATCTTCGCCCCGTGCGCGCTCGGCGGCGTCCTCGACGACCGCGCCGTGCAGGAGCTGCGGGCCGAGATCGTCGCGGGCGCGGCCAACAACCAGCTCCTCGAGCCGCGCCACGGCGACGCGCTCGCCGCGCGCGGCGTCCTCTACGTCCCCGATGTCGTGGCCAACGCAGGCGGCGTGCTGAGCGGCGGCGCGGATCTCTTCGGCTGGACCCGCGCCGAGGTCCACCGGCGCGTCCAGGCGATCTACGACACGGTCCTCAGGGTCCTCGAGATGGCGGCGAGCGAAGGCGTGTCGCCGCAGCTCGCCGCCGAGCGGCTGGCCGAGGCGCGCCTCCGGGAGCGCGCCGCGGCCGGGTGA